In Devosia beringensis, a single window of DNA contains:
- the cysQ gene encoding 3'(2'),5'-bisphosphate nucleotidase CysQ: MTQVQALTALALEAAIAAAQAILAVYARPINAVAKGDGSPVTEADQAAEAIILQYLAPSGIPVLAEESVAAGIIPDLGARYFVVDPLDGTKEFIKRNGEFTVNIALVEHGVPVMGVVLAPVSGEAFVGDARGASVCDTASGSVRNTQSITVSNRPALRVVASRSHGHAALAQLCAALDIRSDVSVGSSLKFCLLARGDAELYPRFTPTCDWDTAAGQAVLEAAGGAVLTLDGERLRYGTGRPGFLNPYFVAAANLALAQRAAREMAGILG, translated from the coding sequence ATGACCCAAGTGCAGGCGCTAACCGCGCTGGCGCTGGAGGCGGCCATAGCGGCGGCGCAGGCGATCCTGGCGGTCTATGCCCGGCCGATCAATGCCGTGGCCAAGGGCGATGGCTCGCCGGTGACCGAAGCCGACCAGGCGGCCGAGGCGATCATCCTGCAATACCTTGCGCCCAGCGGCATTCCGGTGCTGGCCGAGGAAAGCGTGGCGGCGGGGATCATCCCAGACCTGGGCGCACGCTATTTCGTCGTCGATCCGCTCGACGGCACCAAGGAATTCATCAAGCGCAATGGCGAGTTCACCGTCAATATTGCGCTGGTCGAGCATGGAGTGCCGGTGATGGGGGTGGTGCTGGCGCCGGTCAGCGGCGAGGCCTTTGTCGGCGATGCGCGCGGCGCCTCTGTCTGCGACACGGCCTCGGGCAGCGTCCGCAATACGCAGTCCATCACGGTCTCGAACCGGCCGGCCCTGCGCGTCGTCGCTAGCCGCTCGCATGGTCATGCCGCCCTGGCGCAACTTTGCGCCGCGCTCGACATCAGGAGCGATGTATCGGTGGGCTCGTCGCTGAAATTCTGCCTGCTGGCGCGCGGCGATGCCGAGCTTTACCCCCGCTTTACCCCGACCTGTGACTGGGACACCGCTGCCGGCCAGGCAGTGCTAGAAGCCGCAGGCGGGGCGGTGCTGACGCTGGACGGGGAACGCCTGCGCTATGGCACAGGCCGGCCGGGCTTTCTCAATCCCTATTTCGTAGCCGCCGCCAATCTGGCGCTGGCGCAGCGGGCGGCCAGGGAAATGGCCGGTATTCTGGGCTGA
- a CDS encoding efflux RND transporter periplasmic adaptor subunit, which yields MILLFAGVWLATGTLVMGGSGPGEGEKPIISIIEGEEHGPIATQLANAGVLAQHEPSTELDPHMTIAQRTEGEHGADAALQSVRTSTYVAQPFSIEVPLRGRTQAKASVGAVAETSGVVDTVHVTKGDNVAAGDLLCTLDQGTRAAAVAQAKAGMAQAEASLQQAQADFDTNAELRGKGLAAANTARSVEVALSSAKAGVTSAEASLENAQAELDRTEIKAKVSGVVQAPLADAGAMLAQGAPCATIVQLDPMLFIGQVPEVRIGLAKLGLPAKITTITDQSVDGKVTFIASTADTATRSFPVEIEVPNANGTIRDGITATAVVTMGSAPAHLLPQSSLTLDADGVLGVQAVVDGAVSFMPVQIASDTREGVWVLGLPVSVDIITVGQEYVVDGQAVDATNVTAS from the coding sequence GTGATCCTGCTTTTTGCAGGCGTGTGGCTGGCTACGGGTACCCTGGTCATGGGTGGCAGCGGCCCCGGCGAGGGCGAAAAGCCCATCATTTCCATTATCGAGGGCGAGGAGCACGGGCCGATCGCCACGCAACTGGCCAATGCCGGCGTGCTGGCGCAGCATGAGCCCAGCACCGAGCTCGATCCGCACATGACCATCGCACAGCGCACCGAAGGCGAACATGGGGCCGATGCCGCCCTGCAGTCAGTTCGGACCTCCACCTATGTGGCGCAGCCGTTCAGCATCGAAGTGCCGCTGCGCGGCCGCACCCAGGCCAAGGCCTCCGTTGGCGCCGTGGCGGAGACCTCGGGCGTAGTCGACACGGTGCACGTGACCAAGGGTGATAATGTGGCGGCGGGCGACCTGCTGTGCACGCTTGACCAGGGCACGCGCGCTGCTGCCGTGGCCCAGGCCAAGGCCGGCATGGCGCAGGCAGAGGCGTCGCTGCAGCAGGCGCAGGCCGATTTCGACACCAATGCCGAACTGCGCGGCAAGGGCCTGGCGGCCGCCAATACCGCCCGCAGCGTCGAAGTCGCGCTGAGCTCGGCCAAGGCCGGCGTAACCTCGGCTGAGGCATCCCTCGAAAATGCCCAGGCCGAGCTCGACCGTACCGAAATCAAGGCCAAGGTGTCCGGCGTGGTGCAGGCGCCGCTGGCCGATGCCGGCGCGATGCTGGCCCAGGGTGCGCCCTGCGCCACCATCGTGCAGCTCGACCCCATGCTGTTCATCGGCCAGGTGCCGGAAGTGCGCATTGGCTTGGCCAAGCTGGGCCTGCCGGCCAAGATCACCACGATCACCGACCAGTCGGTCGACGGCAAGGTGACGTTCATCGCGTCAACAGCGGATACGGCCACACGGTCGTTCCCGGTGGAAATCGAAGTGCCCAATGCCAATGGCACCATTCGTGACGGCATCACTGCAACCGCCGTGGTCACTATGGGCTCCGCCCCGGCGCATCTGCTGCCGCAATCGAGCCTGACCCTCGACGCTGACGGCGTGCTGGGCGTGCAGGCCGTGGTCGACGGCGCGGTCAGCTTCATGCCGGTGCAGATCGCCAGCGATACTCGCGAGGGTGTGTGGGTTCTCGGACTGCCAGTATCGGTCGACATCATCACCGTCGGCCAGGAGTATGTCGTAGACGGCCAGGCGGTCGACGCCACCAATGTAACAGCGAGCTAA
- a CDS encoding PadR family transcriptional regulator — translation MNVRTLCLSVLYEGESTGYEIRRQCVEGECSYFIEASFGSIYPALAKLEEDKLVTSRTEQQDGKPAKKIYSITEAGREEFAQQLAQPLGNDMFRSPFLLFARFAHILPRELVEARANEFLQERVDKLKHLEEATAKRSCNAADDWVINYGRAIMALAEQHMRTHMHELITLARAEAAKDAAE, via the coding sequence ATGAACGTCAGAACACTGTGCCTTTCCGTCCTCTATGAGGGCGAATCCACCGGTTATGAAATTCGGCGCCAATGCGTCGAAGGCGAGTGCTCATACTTCATCGAGGCGAGCTTTGGCTCGATCTATCCTGCCCTGGCCAAGCTGGAAGAAGACAAGCTGGTCACCAGCCGCACCGAGCAGCAGGACGGCAAGCCGGCCAAGAAAATCTATTCGATCACCGAGGCGGGTCGCGAGGAATTTGCGCAGCAGCTGGCACAGCCGCTGGGCAATGACATGTTCCGCAGCCCCTTCCTGCTGTTTGCCCGCTTCGCCCATATTCTGCCGCGCGAGCTGGTAGAGGCGCGGGCCAATGAATTCCTGCAGGAGCGGGTCGACAAACTCAAGCATCTCGAAGAGGCAACGGCCAAGCGTAGCTGCAATGCAGCAGACGATTGGGTCATCAATTACGGACGTGCCATTATGGCGCTTGCTGAACAGCACATGCGCACCCATATGCACGAACTGATCACATTAGCGCGAGCCGAAGCGGCTAAAGACGCGGCTGAGTAA
- a CDS encoding type II toxin-antitoxin system death-on-curing family toxin, producing the protein MHSYLTLDEVLRMHAILLEAFGGAPGVRDAGLVESALLRPQTGYYADLIEEAAALWESMAMNHGFIDGNKRVAFASVELFLQMNGVDIAAGNEELEHFIYSNLEAGTFSKDVLEAWLHAHVEPLT; encoded by the coding sequence ATGCACAGCTATCTGACGCTGGATGAAGTACTGCGCATGCATGCGATACTGCTGGAGGCCTTTGGTGGCGCGCCGGGCGTCCGTGATGCAGGACTGGTTGAGTCCGCACTGCTTCGCCCGCAGACCGGCTATTATGCGGACCTGATCGAGGAAGCGGCGGCGCTCTGGGAGAGCATGGCGATGAACCATGGATTCATCGATGGCAACAAGCGCGTTGCGTTTGCCAGCGTCGAACTGTTCCTGCAGATGAATGGGGTGGACATTGCCGCAGGCAACGAAGAGCTTGAGCACTTCATTTACAGCAATCTCGAAGCCGGCACGTTCAGTAAGGACGTACTGGAAGCGTGGCTACACGCGCATGTGGAGCCGCTTACCTGA
- a CDS encoding efflux RND transporter permease subunit: MLDFIERILRMPRVVLTVMVLLLGAGFMAYNTLPKESFPAIDIPYFYVSVSQTGVSPRDAEQLLAKPIEDRIKEIDGLENYSSTSTTGHTSVFLEFNVSADKDKALSDVRAALDGVASELPDDATEPTVSEISFTDTPVISVAVYGTVPERELVRRANDLMDELETMPDVQSVTLSGSRDEVLEVTIDLNRLEAYDLTASQLFDALAKNNMVVPGGTLDTGQGSFNVKVPGLIQNAQDVYSLPLKTVGDTVVTFGDVATVTRTFEDATEYAQVNGQPAITLGVSKKLGTNVIDVSDEVRRITSQFTADWPQAIETSFLIDQADTTKGMFRSLEAAVLTAVALVLITCIATLGWRAAIMIGMSIPISFMIAFLVIQMLGMTINMMIMFGLVLAVGVLVDDPIVVVEYAERKLQEGVPKREAFIMAARKMFVPVVSATFTTLGAFVPLLFWPGIIGKFMSYLPTVVIVVMIASLVSALIFMPIIGAFIASTHVDEKEKEAADIVMYADKFDPQKVRGVTGVYVRTMEHLIHQPVITLAVGFGIVVMMFAAYMMNPTGTEAFPASEPEFGTVNVITRGNYSPVEIRDMLIEVQTEILQVEGIQDVIMSFGGGTGGSAPPDTIGSFNLQLMPYAERVKAAEIFENIRTRVADISGLEVQIAAQENGPPAGKAINLRVEGTVYDDIAPAVAKLRDYIENDLGNTIDVEDGRPAPGIDWEITIDREAAAKYGIGVRELSPYVQLVTSGVKLGTYRPDDGGDELDIRVRLPQSERTFDALDSLRVVTSQGLVPVGNFIDRTAVPKVGNIARRNGVYAMTVAANLEEGFASQDKIEQIKAWQAEQEWPASVEIVYGGAAEQVDDTNAFIVSAFGAAMFLIFLILLLEYNSFYQVLVTLSTVIMSLAGVLLGMLVTGMSFSAIMTGLGIVALAGIVVKNGIVLIDTYNHYNRDEHVEPVKAMLITISQRVRPVLLTAMVTGLGVIPMAMNIEFDFIRREIVVGGIAGSWFIHLSAALVSGLFVSTALTLVMVPVMVVAPTVMGGQIKWLAGQFMRLVRFLTGRGGQPAMAVPAGFDGMAVEIPADADGAKRYIVSPDAGLVEKEEKGVTVVSRPEAAE; encoded by the coding sequence ATGCTGGATTTCATCGAACGCATCCTGCGGATGCCGCGTGTCGTGCTGACGGTCATGGTGCTGCTGCTCGGGGCAGGCTTCATGGCCTACAATACCCTCCCCAAGGAAAGCTTCCCGGCGATCGACATCCCGTATTTCTACGTGTCGGTCAGCCAGACCGGCGTGTCGCCACGCGATGCCGAGCAATTGCTGGCCAAGCCGATCGAGGACCGGATCAAGGAAATCGACGGGCTGGAGAACTATTCCTCCACCTCGACCACCGGCCATACCTCGGTTTTCCTCGAATTCAACGTCAGTGCGGACAAGGACAAGGCCCTGTCGGACGTACGGGCGGCACTGGACGGTGTCGCGTCCGAACTGCCGGACGATGCCACCGAGCCGACCGTTTCGGAAATCTCGTTCACCGACACCCCGGTCATTTCGGTTGCCGTCTATGGCACAGTGCCCGAGCGCGAGCTGGTGCGTCGTGCCAACGATCTCATGGACGAGCTCGAGACAATGCCCGACGTCCAGAGCGTCACCCTGTCGGGGTCGCGCGATGAAGTGCTCGAGGTCACGATCGATCTCAACCGGCTCGAAGCCTATGACCTGACCGCCAGCCAGCTGTTCGACGCCCTGGCCAAGAACAATATGGTGGTGCCCGGCGGTACGCTCGACACGGGCCAGGGCTCGTTCAACGTCAAGGTCCCCGGTCTGATCCAGAACGCCCAGGACGTCTATTCCCTGCCGCTCAAGACGGTGGGCGATACGGTCGTGACCTTTGGCGATGTGGCCACAGTCACAAGGACATTCGAAGACGCCACCGAATATGCCCAGGTGAACGGCCAGCCGGCCATTACGCTGGGCGTGTCCAAAAAGCTCGGCACCAACGTCATCGACGTCTCCGACGAGGTCCGCCGGATCACGAGCCAGTTCACCGCTGACTGGCCACAGGCCATCGAGACCAGCTTCCTGATCGATCAGGCCGACACGACCAAAGGCATGTTCCGCTCGCTCGAGGCCGCCGTGCTGACCGCCGTGGCGCTGGTGCTGATCACCTGTATCGCCACGTTGGGCTGGCGCGCCGCCATCATGATCGGCATGTCGATCCCGATCTCGTTCATGATCGCGTTCCTCGTGATCCAGATGCTGGGCATGACCATCAACATGATGATCATGTTCGGCCTGGTGCTGGCGGTGGGCGTGCTGGTGGACGACCCGATCGTGGTCGTGGAATATGCCGAGCGCAAGCTGCAGGAGGGCGTGCCCAAGCGGGAAGCCTTCATCATGGCGGCGCGCAAGATGTTCGTGCCGGTGGTTTCGGCCACCTTCACGACACTGGGCGCCTTTGTGCCGCTGCTGTTCTGGCCCGGCATTATCGGCAAGTTCATGAGCTACCTGCCAACGGTGGTGATCGTGGTGATGATCGCGTCGCTGGTTTCGGCGCTGATCTTCATGCCCATCATCGGCGCCTTCATCGCCTCGACCCATGTCGACGAGAAGGAAAAGGAAGCCGCCGACATCGTGATGTATGCCGACAAGTTCGACCCCCAGAAGGTCCGCGGCGTCACGGGCGTCTATGTGCGGACGATGGAGCATCTGATCCACCAGCCGGTCATCACGCTGGCGGTTGGTTTCGGCATCGTGGTCATGATGTTTGCTGCCTATATGATGAACCCGACGGGCACCGAGGCCTTCCCGGCTTCCGAACCTGAATTCGGCACGGTCAACGTCATCACCAGGGGCAATTACTCGCCCGTGGAAATTCGCGACATGCTGATCGAGGTGCAGACCGAGATCCTCCAGGTCGAAGGCATCCAGGACGTGATCATGAGCTTTGGCGGTGGCACGGGCGGCAGTGCGCCACCCGACACCATCGGCTCGTTCAACCTGCAGCTGATGCCCTATGCCGAGCGCGTCAAGGCAGCCGAGATCTTCGAGAATATCCGCACCCGCGTGGCTGATATCTCGGGGCTGGAAGTGCAGATTGCCGCCCAGGAGAATGGTCCGCCAGCCGGCAAGGCCATCAACCTGCGCGTCGAGGGCACGGTCTATGACGACATTGCGCCGGCCGTGGCCAAGCTGCGTGACTATATCGAAAACGATCTTGGCAACACGATCGACGTCGAAGACGGGCGCCCTGCCCCCGGCATCGACTGGGAGATCACCATCGACCGCGAGGCTGCAGCCAAGTACGGCATCGGCGTGCGTGAGCTGAGCCCCTATGTCCAGCTGGTAACCTCAGGCGTGAAACTGGGTACCTACCGCCCCGATGACGGCGGCGACGAGCTCGATATCCGGGTCCGTCTGCCGCAGAGCGAGCGCACCTTTGACGCGCTCGACTCCCTGCGGGTCGTGACCAGCCAGGGCCTGGTGCCGGTTGGCAACTTCATCGACCGCACGGCCGTGCCCAAGGTCGGCAACATCGCCCGGCGCAATGGCGTCTATGCTATGACGGTGGCGGCCAATCTGGAAGAGGGCTTTGCCTCGCAGGACAAGATCGAGCAGATCAAGGCCTGGCAGGCCGAGCAGGAATGGCCGGCCAGCGTCGAGATCGTCTATGGCGGCGCCGCCGAACAGGTGGACGATACCAATGCCTTCATCGTCTCGGCCTTCGGCGCGGCGATGTTCCTGATCTTCCTGATCCTGCTGCTCGAATATAACAGCTTCTATCAGGTGCTGGTGACGCTCTCGACGGTGATCATGTCACTGGCCGGTGTGCTGCTGGGCATGCTGGTCACCGGGATGAGTTTCTCGGCGATCATGACAGGTCTGGGTATCGTGGCTTTGGCGGGTATCGTGGTGAAGAACGGCATCGTGCTGATCGACACCTATAACCACTATAACCGCGACGAGCATGTCGAGCCGGTCAAGGCCATGCTGATCACCATCAGCCAGCGGGTACGCCCGGTGCTGCTGACAGCCATGGTGACGGGCCTGGGCGTGATCCCGATGGCGATGAATATCGAGTTCGACTTCATCCGCCGCGAGATCGTGGTGGGCGGCATTGCCGGCTCGTGGTTCATCCATCTCAGCGCCGCGCTGGTCTCGGGCCTGTTCGTCTCCACAGCGCTGACCCTGGTCATGGTGCCGGTCATGGTGGTGGCGCCGACGGTGATGGGCGGGCAGATCAAGTGGCTGGCCGGGCAGTTCATGCGCCTCGTGCGCTTCCTGACCGGTCGCGGTGGCCAGCCCGCAATGGCGGTGCCGGCCGGGTTCGACGGCATGGCCGTGGAAATCCCCGCCGATGCCGATGGCGCCAAGCGCTATATCGTCAGCCCCGATGCCGGACTGGTGGAAAAGGAAGAAAAGGGCGTGACCGTGGTCAGCCGCCCCGAAGCCGCCGAATAG
- the nadC gene encoding carboxylating nicotinate-nucleotide diphosphorylase — translation MSRPDRLPAQLPRHLVERAVAAALEEDLGLAGDLTSQATLTPTAQATASLSAREGGVIAGLDLAAAAFRLVGDGVVFTPLVADGDSIGVGGVVATVTGPARLVMSAERVALNFLNHLSGIATLTRTYVDAVAGTGAQICDTRKTTPGLRAFEKYAVRCGGGANHRYALDDAILIKDNHIAVAGSVAAAYSAAAAFAGHLVAIEIEVQNLAELEEALAAGARVILLDNMDNDLLRQAVAINAGRARLEASGGVRLERVRSIGETGVDYISTSQITMAAQPLDLGLDVEFEQPA, via the coding sequence ATGTCGCGTCCTGACCGCCTGCCTGCCCAATTGCCGCGCCATCTGGTGGAGCGCGCCGTTGCCGCCGCGCTGGAGGAAGATCTGGGCCTGGCGGGGGATCTCACCAGCCAGGCGACACTGACCCCGACAGCGCAGGCGACTGCGAGTCTATCGGCGCGCGAAGGCGGCGTGATTGCCGGGCTGGACCTGGCGGCGGCGGCGTTCCGGCTGGTGGGCGACGGGGTGGTGTTCACGCCGCTGGTGGCCGATGGCGACAGCATTGGCGTCGGTGGCGTGGTGGCGACGGTGACGGGCCCTGCCCGGCTGGTGATGTCGGCCGAACGGGTGGCGCTGAACTTCCTCAACCACCTCAGCGGCATCGCGACGCTGACGCGGACCTATGTGGATGCCGTGGCCGGAACGGGCGCGCAGATCTGCGATACACGCAAGACGACGCCGGGCCTGCGGGCCTTCGAGAAGTATGCGGTGCGCTGCGGCGGCGGCGCCAATCACCGCTATGCGCTCGATGATGCCATCCTGATCAAGGACAACCATATCGCCGTGGCGGGGAGCGTGGCGGCTGCCTATTCTGCAGCCGCAGCCTTTGCCGGGCACCTGGTGGCGATCGAGATCGAGGTACAGAACCTGGCCGAGCTGGAAGAGGCGCTAGCGGCCGGCGCCCGTGTCATCCTGCTCGACAATATGGACAATGACCTGCTGCGCCAGGCGGTGGCGATCAATGCCGGGCGGGCCAGGCTCGAGGCCTCGGGCGGGGTGCGGCTGGAGCGGGTGCGCTCGATCGGGGAAACCGGCGTGGATTATATCTCGACCAGCCAGATCACCATGGCGGCCCAGCCGCTCGATCTGGGGCTCGATGTCGAGTTCGAGCAGCCAGCATGA
- a CDS encoding type II toxin-antitoxin system Phd/YefM family antitoxin, producing the protein MANITATDAKNKFGQVLEMAQAEPVRIQKNGRDVAVVMSPEQYAALVVQSGAPKVRPVVETLMARSIERRKSLYEALAK; encoded by the coding sequence GTGGCCAACATCACCGCGACAGATGCCAAGAACAAGTTTGGCCAAGTGCTCGAAATGGCGCAGGCAGAACCGGTTCGCATCCAGAAGAACGGGCGCGACGTCGCGGTTGTGATGTCGCCCGAGCAATATGCAGCGCTGGTTGTCCAAAGTGGTGCGCCAAAGGTTCGGCCCGTGGTGGAGACATTGATGGCGCGAAGCATTGAGCGACGGAAATCGCTGTACGAAGCGCTCGCCAAGTAA
- a CDS encoding AGE family epimerase/isomerase gives MTDASHTLPKTNSSPWSSRPFHRQYLMRQANNLFDFFEGPSLNPKGGFFELDDDGMPLNEDNAVRQIHVTTRMVHCAAIGSLIGRPGSGELLDHGMAYIWDKHRDAKHGGYVWGVDDNGVTDGSKQAYGHAFVLLAASSAKLVGHPLADQMIADVTAVINARFWDENVGAMRDEYSQDWATLLPYRGQNANMHMTEALMAAFEATGDRAYLSKAERIAELIIAKHAVQLGHRVAEHFDANWALDKHYEGNEMFRPSGTTPGHWLEWSRLLMQLWILGDKRLSWLTDAARNLFRQSIELGWDHQHGGFFYTLDWDNKPIMREKLWWPVSEAIGAAAFLSAYDRDDYFQIWYRKLWDYAENHVIDHARGGWMSELTEDLTPTSRLFVGKPDIYHALQACLIPLYPATGSLTAAIIAADHTVKQHH, from the coding sequence ATGACCGACGCGAGCCATACCCTGCCCAAGACCAATTCCAGCCCCTGGTCGAGCCGGCCGTTTCACCGGCAATATCTGATGCGGCAGGCCAATAACCTGTTCGACTTCTTCGAGGGGCCCTCGCTCAACCCCAAGGGCGGGTTCTTCGAGCTCGACGATGACGGCATGCCGCTCAATGAAGACAATGCGGTGCGGCAGATCCATGTCACCACGCGCATGGTGCACTGCGCCGCCATTGGCAGCCTGATCGGCCGCCCCGGCTCGGGCGAACTGCTCGACCATGGCATGGCCTATATCTGGGACAAGCATCGCGATGCCAAGCATGGCGGCTATGTCTGGGGCGTCGACGACAATGGCGTCACCGATGGCTCCAAGCAGGCCTATGGCCATGCCTTCGTGCTGCTGGCCGCGTCGAGCGCCAAGCTGGTGGGGCATCCCCTGGCGGACCAGATGATTGCCGACGTCACGGCAGTGATCAATGCGCGGTTCTGGGACGAGAACGTCGGCGCAATGCGCGACGAATATAGCCAGGACTGGGCGACGCTTTTGCCCTATCGCGGGCAGAACGCCAATATGCACATGACCGAAGCGCTGATGGCCGCCTTCGAGGCGACCGGTGACCGCGCCTATCTGAGCAAGGCCGAGCGGATTGCCGAGCTGATCATTGCCAAGCATGCGGTCCAGCTCGGGCACCGGGTGGCCGAGCATTTCGACGCCAACTGGGCGCTCGACAAGCATTATGAGGGCAATGAGATGTTCCGGCCCTCGGGCACGACGCCCGGGCACTGGCTGGAATGGTCGCGGCTGCTGATGCAGCTGTGGATCCTGGGCGACAAACGGCTGAGCTGGCTGACCGATGCGGCGCGGAACCTGTTCCGCCAGTCGATCGAGCTGGGCTGGGATCACCAGCATGGCGGCTTTTTCTATACGCTGGACTGGGACAACAAGCCGATCATGCGCGAGAAGCTGTGGTGGCCGGTGAGCGAAGCGATCGGCGCTGCGGCGTTCCTGAGCGCCTATGACCGGGACGACTATTTCCAGATCTGGTACCGCAAGCTCTGGGACTATGCAGAGAACCACGTCATCGACCATGCGCGCGGCGGCTGGATGAGCGAGCTGACCGAGGATCTGACTCCGACCTCGCGGCTGTTTGTCGGCAAGCCGGACATCTATCACGCGCTGCAGGCCTGCCTGATCCCGCTCTATCCGGCGACGGGGAGCCTGACCGCGGCGATCATCGCGGCCGACCACACGGTCAAGCAGCACCACTAG